In one Cystobacter fuscus DSM 2262 genomic region, the following are encoded:
- a CDS encoding NADH-quinone oxidoreductase subunit 5 family protein: MTVVLPLLLVLPGVALVLGVGAWRPSWAGPVGVLCSAAGLGALLRARAAGFAGVSFAWIPTWNVRLALALDGLSFLYGTLVLGVGLLVLVYACAYLPHYLEERHRPRRDEVRLYAWVLAFMGAMLLLVMARDALLLVIALDLTTVASYFLIGYDRERTGSRSAALMALVVTGGTSVVLLAGVVSLGLACGTFELSELAARAPGGSRLTVALGCVAVGALAKSAQVPLHFWLPRAMAAPTPVSAYLHSAAMVAAGVFVLQRFLPVFALAPALLQGLAGVGLASMLVGSLFSLCAWHFKRVLAYSTIAQYGYVLVLVGLGGAGAPLYVLAHGLCKAALFLTVGAVTHATGEESLEKVGGLWRSLPGLAGASAVAAAGLAGLPLTLGFFKDELFFRALVERGGAWSGAGVLGAALTLAYTGRLWTGLFLGAPRGAGGHASWGLVAPVGVLGAGVLLGGVWLGPLNALADAAEGEMLGHPAPLELAYHLDARAENLLALGAWALGAGVLVTRRRWEAPLEALTRAASQVGVERAYGALLAGADALSDGLRRLEVRDLRDRVASVLVPAGLLGGAALWATRGRGPLFSWGQGVGLADAPLVLGLLIAAGAAVATLRAASHLHLVMLLSCVGFSLAAVFAFAAAPDVAFTAVLVETTFTLLFLALLSRLPRHSQERAQVEATRARWRDWVFAGVAGVSATATSWNALTHLREERVVGAHVAWTEAAHARDVVSAIITDFRGLDTVGETSVMVVVLLGIIHLLTGERAE; encoded by the coding sequence ATGACCGTCGTCCTTCCGCTGTTGCTCGTCCTGCCGGGCGTCGCCCTGGTGCTCGGGGTGGGCGCGTGGCGTCCGTCCTGGGCGGGGCCGGTGGGCGTGCTCTGCTCGGCGGCGGGCCTGGGCGCCTTGCTCCGGGCGCGCGCGGCGGGCTTCGCCGGGGTGTCGTTCGCGTGGATTCCCACGTGGAACGTGCGCCTGGCGCTCGCGCTGGATGGGCTGTCCTTCCTCTATGGCACGTTGGTGCTGGGCGTGGGCCTGCTCGTGCTCGTCTACGCGTGCGCCTACCTGCCGCACTACCTCGAGGAGCGCCACCGGCCGCGCCGCGACGAGGTGCGCCTGTACGCGTGGGTGCTCGCCTTCATGGGGGCCATGCTGCTGCTGGTCATGGCGCGCGACGCGCTGTTGCTCGTCATCGCGTTGGACCTGACGACGGTGGCCAGCTACTTCCTCATCGGCTACGACCGGGAGCGCACCGGCTCGCGCTCGGCGGCGCTCATGGCGCTCGTGGTCACCGGGGGCACCTCGGTGGTGCTGCTGGCGGGGGTGGTGTCGCTGGGGCTCGCGTGCGGCACCTTCGAGCTGTCGGAGCTGGCCGCGCGCGCTCCCGGAGGCTCCCGCCTCACCGTGGCGCTGGGTTGCGTGGCGGTGGGCGCCCTGGCCAAGAGCGCCCAGGTGCCCTTGCACTTCTGGCTGCCGCGCGCCATGGCCGCCCCCACGCCCGTGTCCGCCTACCTGCACTCGGCGGCGATGGTGGCCGCGGGCGTCTTCGTCCTCCAGCGCTTCCTGCCCGTCTTCGCCCTCGCGCCCGCGCTGCTCCAGGGGCTCGCGGGGGTGGGGCTCGCTTCCATGCTCGTGGGCAGCCTCTTCTCGCTGTGCGCGTGGCACTTCAAGCGCGTGCTGGCGTACTCCACCATCGCCCAGTACGGCTACGTGCTCGTGCTGGTGGGGCTGGGCGGCGCGGGCGCTCCGCTCTACGTGCTGGCCCATGGCCTGTGCAAGGCGGCGCTCTTCCTCACCGTGGGGGCCGTCACCCATGCCACCGGCGAGGAGTCGCTCGAGAAGGTGGGGGGCCTGTGGCGCTCGCTGCCGGGGCTCGCGGGCGCGAGCGCCGTGGCGGCCGCGGGGCTCGCCGGGCTGCCGCTCACGCTGGGCTTCTTCAAGGACGAGCTCTTCTTCCGCGCGCTCGTGGAGCGGGGCGGGGCGTGGAGCGGGGCGGGGGTGCTCGGCGCGGCGTTGACGCTCGCGTACACCGGGCGGCTGTGGACGGGCCTCTTCCTGGGCGCGCCGCGCGGGGCCGGGGGGCATGCCTCGTGGGGGCTGGTGGCGCCGGTGGGGGTGCTGGGGGCGGGAGTGCTCCTGGGCGGTGTGTGGCTCGGGCCGCTCAACGCGCTGGCGGACGCAGCGGAGGGGGAGATGCTCGGGCACCCGGCGCCGCTCGAGCTCGCCTACCACTTGGACGCGCGGGCGGAGAACCTGCTCGCGCTGGGCGCGTGGGCGCTGGGGGCGGGGGTGCTCGTCACGCGCCGGCGGTGGGAGGCCCCGCTGGAGGCGCTCACGCGCGCGGCGTCCCAGGTGGGCGTGGAGCGGGCCTATGGCGCGCTGCTGGCGGGCGCGGACGCGCTGTCGGATGGGCTGCGGCGGCTGGAGGTGCGCGACTTGAGGGATCGGGTGGCCTCGGTGCTGGTGCCCGCGGGGCTGCTCGGCGGGGCGGCGCTTTGGGCCACCCGGGGACGGGGGCCGCTCTTTTCCTGGGGGCAGGGGGTGGGGCTCGCGGACGCGCCGCTGGTGCTCGGGCTGCTCATCGCCGCGGGCGCGGCCGTGGCGACGCTGCGCGCGGCGAGCCACCTGCACCTGGTGATGTTGCTGTCGTGCGTGGGTTTCAGCCTCGCGGCGGTGTTCGCCTTCGCGGCGGCGCCGGACGTGGCCTTCACCGCGGTGCTGGTGGAGACGACCTTCACGCTGCTCTTCCTCGCGCTGCTCTCGCGGCTGCCGCGCCACAGCCAGGAGCGCGCGCAGGTGGAGGCCACGCGCGCGCGCTGGCGTGACTGGGTGTTCGCGGGGGTGGCGGGAGTGAGCGCCACGGCGACGTCGTGGAACGCGCTGACGCACCTGCGCGAGGAGCGCGTGGTGGGCGCGCACGTGGCGTGGACGGAGGCGGCGCACGCCCGGGACGTGGTGTCGGCCATCATCACCGACTTCCGGGGGCTGGACACGGTGGGCGAGACGTCGGTGATGGTGGTGGTGCTGCTGGGCATCATCCACCTGCTCACCGGGGAGCGCGCGG
- a CDS encoding helix-turn-helix transcriptional regulator, with product MERALGARLHAVRVRAALTQAQVARRVGLAPAEYGRIERGERLPSLPALRRLCLELGIDSDELLGLGASSPRLRRLVRAVRGLSASQLRMLHLLAESLQPASRAQALSTSARASGEAPLARRPGA from the coding sequence TTGGAGAGGGCCCTCGGTGCGCGGTTGCATGCCGTGAGGGTGCGCGCGGCGCTGACCCAGGCGCAGGTGGCGCGCCGGGTGGGGCTGGCGCCCGCGGAGTACGGCCGCATCGAGCGGGGTGAGCGTTTGCCGAGCCTCCCCGCGCTGCGGCGGCTGTGCCTGGAGTTGGGAATCGACTCGGACGAGCTGTTGGGGCTGGGGGCGTCCTCGCCGCGGTTGCGCCGGTTGGTGCGGGCCGTGCGCGGGCTGAGCGCCTCGCAGTTGCGGATGCTGCACCTGCTGGCCGAGTCGCTCCAGCCGGCCTCGCGCGCCCAGGCGCTGTCCACCAGCGCACGCGCGTCCGGAGAAGCTCCGCTCGCCAGGCGCCCGGGCGCCTAA
- a CDS encoding methyl-accepting chemotaxis protein, whose translation MDTLPRPQPMQETYEDFLLTRGPARLQQLSVIAVAATAVLFSLDVLHAWAGLGGGRPLSVMALARLPWALVPLVMWSVRGLLSREALPPAIFWATALFAIGNEWTFYRIGTAGSLYHGVMVLLNVLTGPSVLPVGRAGRYGYYALLAAGHLLLDAMGSSMSFGAALVLDLTLLAGALGVVLLLEALHRGQIRQFYLRRDMRRALAELEESRGKVFQTGRTLAGSAQMLSTTLAEMSNQAALVRTAALRISSASEQMASAAGALFRHSRVSATQAEEAQRYTGEVDVLVSGMETSLSAIGQAVGRSALSVQKLEESADRINGFVETIQEMAAATNMLALNAGIEAARAGEHGRGFAVVAREVGKLAAESGRSSQRIGEVVGGVTRQMSETLHAVGHIRETAGRFTPVLESARTTLRSIRETVLQNQKLMEKSSSEADRQAEQTTHISQGCATLLELVDTYVRMGSDVSATAMQLGMMADELSRLMPEPEPVASPPPPREPGGF comes from the coding sequence ATGGACACCCTCCCCCGCCCTCAACCGATGCAGGAGACCTACGAGGACTTCCTGCTGACGCGTGGCCCGGCCCGACTGCAGCAGCTGTCGGTCATCGCCGTGGCGGCGACGGCCGTGTTGTTTTCCCTCGATGTGCTGCACGCCTGGGCGGGCCTGGGCGGTGGGCGGCCCTTGTCGGTGATGGCCCTGGCGCGCCTGCCCTGGGCGCTGGTGCCGCTGGTGATGTGGTCGGTGCGCGGGCTGCTCAGCCGCGAGGCGCTGCCGCCCGCCATCTTCTGGGCCACGGCGCTCTTCGCCATCGGCAACGAGTGGACCTTCTACCGCATCGGCACGGCGGGCTCGCTCTACCACGGGGTGATGGTGCTCTTGAACGTGCTCACCGGGCCGTCGGTGCTGCCGGTGGGCCGCGCGGGGCGCTACGGCTACTACGCGCTGCTGGCCGCGGGGCACCTGCTGCTCGACGCGATGGGCTCGTCGATGTCCTTTGGCGCCGCGCTCGTGTTGGACCTGACGCTGCTGGCGGGCGCGCTCGGCGTGGTGCTGCTGCTCGAGGCGCTGCACCGCGGGCAGATCCGCCAGTTCTACCTGCGGCGCGACATGCGGCGCGCGCTGGCGGAACTGGAGGAGTCGCGCGGCAAGGTGTTCCAGACGGGGCGCACGCTGGCGGGCTCGGCGCAGATGCTGTCCACCACGCTGGCGGAGATGTCCAACCAGGCGGCGCTGGTGCGCACCGCGGCGTTGCGCATCTCCTCGGCGAGCGAGCAGATGGCGAGCGCGGCCGGGGCGCTCTTCCGCCACTCGCGCGTGAGCGCCACCCAGGCCGAGGAGGCCCAGCGCTACACGGGCGAGGTGGACGTGCTGGTGAGCGGCATGGAGACGAGCCTGTCGGCCATTGGCCAGGCGGTGGGCCGCAGCGCGCTGAGCGTGCAGAAGCTGGAGGAGAGCGCGGACCGCATCAACGGCTTCGTGGAGACCATCCAGGAGATGGCGGCGGCGACGAACATGCTGGCGCTCAACGCGGGCATCGAGGCGGCGCGCGCGGGCGAGCATGGCCGGGGCTTCGCGGTGGTGGCGCGCGAGGTGGGCAAGCTCGCGGCGGAGTCGGGCCGCAGCTCGCAGCGCATCGGCGAGGTGGTGGGAGGCGTGACGCGGCAGATGTCCGAGACGCTGCACGCGGTGGGGCACATCCGCGAGACGGCCGGGCGCTTCACGCCGGTGCTCGAGTCGGCGCGCACCACGCTGCGCTCCATCCGCGAGACGGTGCTGCAGAACCAGAAGTTGATGGAGAAGAGCTCCAGCGAGGCGGACCGTCAGGCGGAGCAGACGACGCACATCTCCCAGGGGTGCGCGACGCTCCTGGAGCTGGTGGACACGTACGTGCGCATGGGCTCGGACGTGTCGGCCACGGCGATGCAACTGGGGATGATGGCGGACGAGCTGAGCCGGCTCATGCCGGAGCCGGAGCCGGTGGCGTCCCCGCCGCCGCCGCGCGAGCCGGGCGGCTTCTGA
- a CDS encoding spore photoproduct lyase family protein — translation MNLDLFPPRPPTTRPLERLLEVSRIYLEPEVEEHPRGQDILARFPDAERVPVRSHWNIPGLYGNAGNVEAWNRIKGSTLVLGLKKTMRFEENGRSADYLPPSAANGCTMACAYCYVPRHKGYANPITVFVNIEQIQAAIRRHAGKLGPKREPNPVHPGWWVYDIGCNSDCSADAALSDNVKDLVRLFTTLPNAMGSFATKLVNRELLTYAPRGKTRIRFSLMPHAQAKLLDVRTSPIAERIAAIDEFVAAGYEVHLNFSPVVITEGWQEAYDALFQQVDAALGERARAQLACEVIFLTHNERLHEVNLGWHPKAEEVLWRPDLQEAKVSQGGGANVRYRTGLKGALVREFLALLERRLPYCRVRYAF, via the coding sequence ATGAACCTGGACCTCTTTCCCCCTCGGCCCCCCACCACCCGCCCCCTCGAGCGGCTGCTCGAGGTGTCGCGCATCTATCTGGAGCCCGAGGTCGAAGAGCACCCCCGCGGCCAGGACATCCTCGCCCGCTTTCCCGACGCCGAGCGCGTGCCGGTGCGCTCGCACTGGAACATCCCCGGCCTGTACGGCAACGCGGGCAACGTCGAGGCGTGGAACCGCATCAAGGGCAGCACGCTCGTGCTCGGGCTCAAGAAGACGATGCGCTTCGAGGAGAACGGGCGCAGCGCGGACTATCTGCCCCCCTCGGCCGCCAACGGCTGCACCATGGCGTGCGCGTACTGCTACGTGCCCCGGCACAAGGGCTACGCCAACCCCATCACCGTCTTCGTCAACATCGAGCAGATTCAAGCCGCCATCCGCCGCCATGCCGGCAAGCTCGGTCCCAAGCGCGAGCCCAACCCCGTGCACCCGGGCTGGTGGGTCTACGACATCGGGTGCAACAGCGACTGCTCGGCCGACGCCGCCCTGAGCGACAACGTGAAGGACCTGGTGCGGCTGTTCACCACGCTGCCCAACGCCATGGGCTCCTTCGCCACCAAGCTCGTCAACCGCGAGCTGCTCACCTACGCGCCCCGGGGCAAGACGCGCATCCGCTTCAGCCTCATGCCCCACGCCCAGGCGAAGCTACTCGACGTGCGCACCAGCCCCATCGCCGAGCGCATCGCCGCCATCGACGAGTTCGTCGCCGCCGGCTACGAGGTGCACCTGAACTTCTCCCCCGTCGTCATCACCGAGGGCTGGCAGGAGGCCTATGACGCGCTCTTCCAACAGGTGGACGCCGCCCTCGGCGAGCGGGCCCGCGCGCAGCTCGCCTGTGAAGTCATCTTCCTCACCCACAACGAGCGGCTGCACGAGGTGAACCTGGGCTGGCACCCCAAGGCCGAAGAGGTGCTGTGGCGGCCGGACCTGCAGGAGGCCAAGGTGTCGCAGGGGGGCGGCGCCAACGTGCGCTACCGCACCGGACTCAAGGGCGCGCTCGTGCGCGAGTTCCTCGCGCTGCTCGAGCGGCGCCTGCCCTACTGCCGCGTGCGCTACGCCTTCTGA
- a CDS encoding TIGR02265 family protein yields MSGLGAEAYRVQAGAELGHLLTWLGPEDTLRGMFFRSLQDAMLTLLGEAAMEACLEEVTGERDFVDFFAYPAVDFLRMVRRAAWLMEERGCEGQETLRMLGHLGTAAFLLSPAGRAMDVLASGTPRRVLENLPMAYQMMSPKGGPVSVTTLGPTRARVNFSRDVLPCAYLEGQLEALLKKAGARGVRIEGRRVGAFSSEFLLSWTEGD; encoded by the coding sequence ATGAGCGGTCTCGGTGCTGAGGCGTACAGGGTACAGGCCGGAGCGGAGCTGGGACACCTGCTCACGTGGCTGGGGCCCGAGGACACCTTGCGAGGCATGTTCTTTCGCAGCCTTCAGGACGCGATGTTGACGCTCCTGGGCGAGGCGGCGATGGAGGCGTGTCTGGAGGAGGTCACGGGCGAGCGCGACTTCGTGGACTTCTTCGCCTACCCGGCGGTGGACTTCCTGCGGATGGTGCGGCGGGCGGCGTGGCTGATGGAGGAGCGGGGCTGTGAGGGCCAGGAGACGCTGCGGATGCTGGGGCACCTGGGCACGGCGGCGTTCCTGCTGAGTCCGGCGGGCAGGGCCATGGACGTGCTCGCCTCGGGCACGCCGCGGCGGGTGCTCGAGAACCTGCCCATGGCCTACCAGATGATGTCCCCCAAGGGGGGCCCCGTGTCGGTGACGACGCTGGGGCCCACGCGCGCCCGGGTGAACTTCTCGCGGGACGTGCTGCCGTGCGCGTACCTGGAGGGGCAGCTCGAGGCGTTGCTCAAGAAGGCCGGCGCGCGCGGCGTGCGCATCGAGGGCCGGCGCGTGGGCGCCTTCTCCAGTGAGTTCCTCCTGTCCTGGACCGAGGGCGACTGA
- a CDS encoding aldo/keto reductase, whose product MANSDTQAEMTYRTLGRTGERVSAIGIGGWHLGLPRVDEKLALRIVRTAIDRGINFMDNCWDYNEGLSELRMGKALQEGYRRKVFLMTKIDGRTKKEAARQLEHSLERLQTDCIDLVQHHEILRFEDPDRIFREDGAQAALLEAKQAGKLRYIGFTGHKDPRIHLAMLELARERGFTFDAVQLPLNLMDAHFRSFARLVVPELVKDGIGVLAMKTMANGAILRSKTVTPIECLHYALNLPTSVVITGVDRMEILEQAFEAVRTFKPLSDEALQALLARTRTAAMRGEFEPFKTSSIYDGTATNPQWLGEEPEELQAQMQA is encoded by the coding sequence ATGGCGAACTCGGACACGCAGGCGGAGATGACGTACCGGACCCTGGGGCGCACCGGGGAGAGGGTGTCGGCGATCGGCATCGGGGGCTGGCACCTCGGGCTGCCCCGGGTGGACGAGAAGCTGGCGCTGCGCATCGTGCGCACGGCGATCGACCGCGGCATCAACTTCATGGACAACTGCTGGGACTACAACGAGGGCCTGAGCGAGCTGCGCATGGGCAAGGCGCTCCAGGAGGGCTACCGGCGGAAGGTCTTCCTGATGACGAAGATCGACGGCCGCACGAAGAAGGAGGCCGCGCGGCAGCTGGAGCACTCGCTGGAGCGGCTGCAGACGGACTGCATCGACCTGGTGCAGCACCATGAAATCCTGCGCTTCGAGGATCCGGATCGCATCTTCCGCGAGGACGGCGCGCAGGCGGCGCTGCTCGAGGCGAAGCAGGCGGGCAAGCTGCGCTACATCGGCTTCACGGGGCACAAGGATCCACGCATCCACCTGGCCATGCTGGAGCTGGCGCGCGAGCGCGGCTTCACGTTCGACGCGGTGCAGCTGCCGCTCAACCTCATGGACGCGCACTTCCGCAGCTTCGCCAGGCTCGTGGTGCCGGAGCTGGTGAAGGACGGCATCGGCGTGCTCGCGATGAAGACGATGGCCAACGGCGCCATCCTCCGCTCCAAGACGGTGACGCCCATCGAGTGCCTGCACTACGCGCTGAACCTGCCCACCTCCGTGGTCATCACGGGCGTGGACCGCATGGAGATCCTCGAGCAGGCCTTCGAGGCGGTGCGCACCTTCAAGCCCTTGAGCGACGAGGCGTTGCAGGCGCTGCTGGCCAGGACGCGCACGGCGGCGATGCGGGGCGAGTTCGAGCCGTTCAAGACGTCGTCCATCTACGATGGCACGGCGACCAACCCCCAGTGGTTGGGCGAGGAGCCCGAGGAGTTGCAGGCGCAGATGCAGGCGTGA
- a CDS encoding HEAT repeat domain-containing protein: MAQREEATQWRNALISAFHEGDEARARTQVTQFGARKARPRLEAMLEDPDAAVRQAAAFGLGELGGAASVRRLEHQLALEEARGSHDGDAVAEAITQALGRIRGASARASLARRLERLVATDRPDPADLNDVACALWRKRHPELIPIVRQSMEKLEIPTPTALHGLLVLLEKPAEELLHWAADGSVPIEIKGEVLTLLTEELPETLVSTLPAFIFSAEPLMDTAVSHKGAASAYCVDLFSLLLMNPERLFPMIPEAALDRLRDMARKWVAATSSLKCSLQAAVLLKHLGRKEDAALLEAHRPADPTLAKVFDDAARALRG, encoded by the coding sequence ATGGCACAGAGGGAAGAGGCCACTCAGTGGCGCAACGCGCTCATCAGCGCATTCCATGAGGGCGACGAGGCCCGGGCACGTACCCAGGTGACTCAGTTCGGCGCACGCAAGGCCAGGCCTCGCCTGGAGGCCATGCTGGAGGATCCGGATGCAGCCGTGCGCCAGGCCGCGGCATTCGGCCTCGGTGAGCTGGGCGGAGCCGCCAGCGTCAGACGCCTTGAGCACCAGCTCGCCCTGGAGGAAGCACGGGGAAGCCATGATGGGGACGCCGTCGCGGAGGCCATCACCCAGGCATTGGGGCGCATCCGAGGGGCGAGCGCACGAGCGAGCCTCGCACGCAGGTTGGAACGGCTGGTCGCCACCGACAGGCCAGATCCCGCTGACTTGAACGATGTGGCCTGCGCCCTGTGGCGCAAACGGCATCCGGAGCTGATTCCCATCGTCCGACAAAGCATGGAGAAGCTCGAGATTCCCACGCCCACCGCCCTGCACGGCCTGCTCGTGCTGTTGGAAAAGCCCGCGGAAGAACTCCTTCACTGGGCCGCCGATGGCTCCGTTCCTATCGAGATCAAGGGCGAGGTGCTCACACTTCTCACCGAGGAGCTACCCGAGACACTTGTCTCAACCCTGCCTGCATTCATCTTCTCGGCCGAGCCCCTGATGGACACGGCCGTGAGCCACAAAGGCGCGGCCTCGGCCTACTGCGTGGATTTGTTCTCCCTGCTCCTCATGAATCCGGAGCGTCTCTTTCCCATGATCCCGGAGGCAGCCCTCGACAGGCTGCGTGACATGGCCCGGAAATGGGTCGCGGCGACGTCCTCTCTCAAGTGCTCCCTTCAAGCCGCAGTCCTGCTCAAGCATCTGGGCCGCAAGGAGGATGCGGCGCTCCTCGAAGCGCACCGGCCAGCGGACCCCACCCTGGCCAAGGTCTTCGATGATGCGGCCCGGGCGCTGCGTGGGTGA
- a CDS encoding cytochrome C oxidase subunit IV family protein, with translation MAEHGRKSAWGYVGVWGVLVVLTVATWLLGTRGHLGHWSLPVAVGIALAKTALVAMFFMHLVEQPGARRVVFPVSALFLALLLGLSLVEAMTRVRMARPDGPKALEPARPGSTRTAPPGSPTRWMGN, from the coding sequence ATGGCGGAGCACGGAAGGAAGAGTGCCTGGGGCTACGTGGGGGTGTGGGGCGTGCTGGTGGTGCTGACGGTGGCGACGTGGCTGTTGGGGACGCGGGGGCACCTGGGGCACTGGTCGCTGCCGGTGGCGGTGGGGATTGCGCTGGCGAAGACGGCGCTGGTGGCGATGTTCTTCATGCACCTGGTGGAGCAGCCGGGAGCTCGGCGGGTGGTGTTTCCGGTGTCGGCGCTGTTCCTGGCGTTGTTGCTCGGGCTGTCGCTCGTGGAGGCGATGACACGGGTGCGCATGGCGAGGCCGGATGGCCCCAAGGCGCTGGAGCCCGCGCGTCCGGGCTCGACGCGCACGGCCCCGCCGGGCTCACCCACGCGGTGGATGGGGAATTGA
- a CDS encoding cytochrome c oxidase subunit 3 family protein, with protein MSTETTPWREYFGSRENQSQAAQLGMWIFLGSEVLLFANLFVGYAVYRYYYPEVFVEASHHLAAGWATVQTLLLVTSSLCVVLAVHFIRSGRAFWMGVALLVAMGLGLGFLVIKGWEYWKHWEEGALPGEYYRLAELPERGGSLFFTLYFLLTGLHAVHMLVGLSVLGWLVWGALVGRYTAEYHVPVEVGGLYWHLVDVFWLFIYPLLYLVE; from the coding sequence ATGTCTACTGAGACGACGCCCTGGCGGGAGTACTTCGGGAGCCGGGAGAACCAGAGCCAGGCGGCGCAGCTGGGGATGTGGATCTTCCTGGGCTCGGAGGTGCTGCTGTTCGCGAACCTGTTCGTCGGGTACGCGGTGTATCGCTATTACTACCCGGAGGTCTTCGTCGAGGCGAGCCACCACCTGGCGGCGGGGTGGGCCACGGTGCAGACGCTGCTCTTGGTGACGAGCAGTCTGTGCGTGGTGTTGGCGGTGCACTTCATCCGGAGCGGGAGGGCGTTCTGGATGGGGGTGGCGCTGCTGGTGGCGATGGGACTGGGGTTGGGGTTCCTCGTCATCAAGGGGTGGGAGTACTGGAAGCACTGGGAGGAGGGAGCGCTGCCCGGGGAGTACTACCGGCTGGCGGAGCTGCCGGAGCGGGGAGGGAGCCTGTTCTTCACGCTGTATTTCCTGCTCACGGGGCTGCACGCGGTGCACATGTTGGTGGGGTTGAGCGTGTTGGGGTGGCTGGTATGGGGGGCGCTGGTGGGGAGGTACACGGCCGAGTACCACGTGCCGGTGGAGGTGGGCGGGTTGTACTGGCACCTCGTGGATGTGTTCTGGCTGTTCATCTATCCGCTGCTGTACCTGGTGGAGTGA
- a CDS encoding cbb3-type cytochrome c oxidase subunit I translates to MNPSTAGSLAEPDYLNHETTVRSWLLTRDHKRIGVMFLVLVLFALLLGGVFAMLLRIELLTPGPTIMGPMTYNRVFTLHGVTMVWLFMIPAIPSAFGNFVLPLMLGAKEVAFPRLNLASVYIYAAGAALTLFGMVWSGADTGWTFYTPYSTTSPTAVTPILLGVFIIGFSTIITGLNFITTTHTLRAPGMHWSRIPLFVWAIYGTSVIQVVATPVLAMVLVLVALERVAGVGIFDPSRGGDPVLFQHMFWFYSHPAVYIMVLPAMGVITEVVCAFSRKNIFGYRMIAASTFGIAFVGFFSWGHHMFVSGQSTFGSGIFGVLSMLVAIFTAIKIFNWVATMYGGAIDLKVPLLYVLGFIFLLTFGGMTGVAVATTSLDVHWHDTYFIVAHFHYIMVGSVLMAFLAALHYWWPKMFGRLFPERWAFVAACTIIFGFIVTFLPQFLLGNMGMPRRYYQYPSEMQWLNVLSTAGASLLAFGFGLIGIYLLWSLRYGKESPANPWGSRGYEWFSASPPGPHNFREPPRFEREVHDYTVSEAPHVY, encoded by the coding sequence ATGAACCCATCGACGGCAGGTAGCCTGGCCGAGCCCGATTATCTCAACCACGAGACGACGGTGCGCTCGTGGCTGCTCACGCGCGACCACAAGCGGATTGGGGTGATGTTCCTGGTGCTGGTGCTCTTCGCGCTGCTGCTCGGCGGCGTGTTCGCGATGCTGCTGCGGATTGAATTGCTCACGCCCGGGCCGACGATCATGGGCCCGATGACCTACAACCGGGTGTTCACCCTGCACGGGGTGACGATGGTGTGGCTGTTCATGATTCCGGCGATTCCCTCGGCGTTCGGCAACTTCGTGCTGCCGTTGATGCTGGGGGCGAAGGAGGTGGCCTTCCCGAGGCTCAACCTGGCGTCGGTGTACATCTACGCGGCGGGGGCGGCGCTGACGCTGTTCGGCATGGTGTGGAGCGGGGCGGACACGGGGTGGACGTTCTACACGCCCTACAGCACGACGTCGCCCACGGCGGTGACACCCATCCTGCTGGGCGTGTTCATCATCGGCTTCTCCACCATCATCACCGGGCTGAACTTCATCACCACCACGCACACGCTGCGGGCGCCGGGGATGCACTGGTCGCGCATTCCGCTCTTCGTGTGGGCCATCTACGGCACGTCGGTCATCCAGGTGGTGGCGACGCCGGTGCTCGCGATGGTACTGGTGCTGGTGGCGCTCGAACGGGTGGCGGGCGTGGGCATCTTCGATCCCTCGCGCGGGGGAGATCCGGTGCTCTTCCAGCACATGTTCTGGTTCTACTCGCACCCGGCGGTCTACATCATGGTGCTGCCGGCGATGGGCGTCATCACCGAGGTGGTGTGTGCCTTCAGCCGCAAGAACATCTTCGGCTACCGGATGATCGCCGCGTCCACGTTTGGGATTGCCTTCGTGGGGTTCTTCTCGTGGGGGCACCACATGTTCGTGTCGGGCCAGTCCACGTTCGGCTCGGGTATCTTCGGGGTGTTGAGCATGCTGGTGGCCATCTTCACGGCCATCAAGATCTTCAACTGGGTGGCGACGATGTACGGGGGCGCCATCGATTTGAAGGTGCCGCTGCTCTACGTGCTGGGCTTCATCTTCCTGCTCACGTTCGGAGGGATGACGGGGGTGGCGGTGGCGACCACGTCGCTGGACGTGCACTGGCACGACACGTACTTCATCGTGGCGCACTTCCACTACATCATGGTGGGCTCGGTGCTGATGGCCTTCCTGGCGGCGCTGCATTACTGGTGGCCGAAGATGTTCGGGCGGCTGTTCCCCGAGCGCTGGGCGTTCGTGGCGGCGTGCACCATCATCTTCGGCTTCATCGTGACGTTCCTGCCGCAGTTCCTGTTGGGGAACATGGGGATGCCGCGGCGCTACTACCAATACCCGAGCGAGATGCAGTGGCTGAACGTGCTGAGCACGGCGGGCGCGTCGCTGCTGGCGTTTGGCTTCGGGTTGATTGGCATCTACCTGTTGTGGTCGCTGCGCTACGGGAAGGAGAGCCCGGCGAATCCCTGGGGCTCGCGCGGGTACGAGTGGTTCAGTGCCTCGCCGCCCGGGCCGCACAACTTCCGCGAGCCGCCGCGCTTCGAGCGCGAGGTCCACGACTACACCGTGTCCGAGGCGCCCCATGTCTACTGA